Below is a genomic region from Halobacterium sp. CBA1132.
CCGTGGGCACCGACACGTCGCCGTTCAGCGACGCCGAAGCCTCGACGCAGTCCGCGGGCGTCGCAAGCGACTGGAACGCCGCCTACATGAAGGCCGTCGGCGAGGGGTTCGAGCGCTACGCCGCCGGCGTCTACCGCGAAGCGGACTTCGAGACGGCGTCCGCCGACCACGAGGACGCCGTGTCGCCGTCGCGCTTCGTGCGCCCGGACGATGCGAGCGACGAGCCGGACGAAATCGAGTGGGTGCGCGGCCAAACTCTCGACTCCGGCGACTCGGCGCTGCTCCCCGCGGACCGCGTCGTCTTCCCGCCGCCCGAGGACCGCCCGGGAACGATTACGACCGGCCTCGGCCTCGGCAATTCGGGCGTCGGCGCGGTGCTGTCGGGGCTCTACGAGACGGTCGAGCGCGACGCCACGATGCTGTCGTGGTACTCCACGTTCGACCCGCTCGGCCTCCAGGTCGAGGACTCCGAGTTCGACGAGCTCGAACGCCGCGCGAGCGCCGAGAATCTGGACGTCACGGCGCTGCTGTGCACACAGGACGTCGACGTCCCCGTCGTCGCGGTCGCAGTCCACCGCGACGAGTGGCCGCGCTTCGCGCTCGGGTCCGCCGCCGACCTCGACGCCGACGCCGCCGCCCGCGACGCGCTCTGCGAAGCCCTCCAGAACTGGATGGAACTGCGCGCCATGGGCCCCGAGCAGGCCGCCGGCGAGGACGGCGCCATCGGCAAGTACGCCGACTTCCCCCGCGACGTCCGCGGGTTCGTCGACCCGGAGACGACGATTCCCGCCGGCGACGTGGGCCCAGACGAGGCGCCGGAAGGCCGCGCCGAACTCGACGCTGTCCTCGACGCGCTCGCGGACGCCGACCTCGACGCCTACGCCGCCCGGCTCACCACTCGCGACTTGGCGGACGCGGGCTTCGAGGCTGTGCGGGTGTTAGTGCCCGAGGCTCAGCCGCTGTTCGTGGACGAGGCGTTCTTCGGCGAGCGCTCGCGCGAGGTTCCCCGTGAATTGGGCTTTCAGGCGCGGCTGGACAAGCCGTTCCACCCCTTCCCCTGAGCCGTTTCTCGGTTGGAGAGTTCGTACATACAAGCGCGCCTCACTCGGTGATTTCGAGTGACTCAACACGCTATTTCACTCGAACTTCGTCAAGGTCTGAGCGTAGACGGAATCCGGAGACAGTCTTACAGACGTCCGATAGCAGATATGCACACCAGCGTCTCGGTTTCGTGTGCATATCCGTAAAATAGCTTCTTCAAATCTGAGACCCCATGAGCTGAGGAGCTGGAGCGAAAACCGGGCACACGGACGACTTCATCGACAAGATTTTCTACGAACTCTATGGGCTCAGCGACGAAGAAACCGGAATCGTTGAGGAGACGGTCGCGGAGTGACCGAAAAAGAGCGGTTAGGCTATTGATTGGTTGGATTCAATCAATAACGACTAGATTGTAAGATTACCCTCGCTTATCTTTGCTTTGGGCACTCTGTAGCCCACTACCTCTTGTTAGCATATTCTACATTTAACAATCGGTGGCCCAATACATCGTTGTCTATTTTTGGGCTATCGAAGATTT
It encodes:
- a CDS encoding YcaO-like family protein; its protein translation is MTVAVVGDGPAVEAVRDALGDVDAAVESTDVAGVADAEFAVVVGVAGSGGFGTANEHARSGDTPLLTVEVGGLGGRPLADIDAGVSLLGPEGPCFECLAARVTATGHEPAESPSADRSAVRLAGAHAGRLAVDALRGNASPGTVLELPHAERTLAPVPNCSCADDGASGDLSLDDDDRSLDDALAAAEPLVDDRVGVLSAVGERESFPAPYYLAVGTDTSPFSDAEASTQSAGVASDWNAAYMKAVGEGFERYAAGVYREADFETASADHEDAVSPSRFVRPDDASDEPDEIEWVRGQTLDSGDSALLPADRVVFPPPEDRPGTITTGLGLGNSGVGAVLSGLYETVERDATMLSWYSTFDPLGLQVEDSEFDELERRASAENLDVTALLCTQDVDVPVVAVAVHRDEWPRFALGSAADLDADAAARDALCEALQNWMELRAMGPEQAAGEDGAIGKYADFPRDVRGFVDPETTIPAGDVGPDEAPEGRAELDAVLDALADADLDAYAARLTTRDLADAGFEAVRVLVPEAQPLFVDEAFFGERSREVPRELGFQARLDKPFHPFP